In Magnolia sinica isolate HGM2019 chromosome 12, MsV1, whole genome shotgun sequence, a single genomic region encodes these proteins:
- the LOC131221154 gene encoding peptidyl-prolyl cis-trans isomerase FKBP13, chloroplastic-like isoform X2, which translates to MSSSNTSAFLLGSYQFPNPSSRSRISTVHPKQWPTGTRTTLSCSLASDDHDDNHNQKKKKMALRGFTRREAMGLAFSLGLLDALRPTQEVAAEEAQCALTVAPSGLAFCDRFVGSGPEATKGQLIKAHYVGKLENGKVFDSSYQRGKPLTFRVGVGEVIKGWDQGILGGDGIPPMLAGGKRTLKLPPELGYGIRGAGCKGVLFPMS; encoded by the exons atgagcagCAGCAACACGTCGGCTTTCTTGCTGGGATCTTATCAATTCCCCAACCCATCTAGTCGATCACGAATCTCGACCGTTCATCCCAAGCAATGGCCCACCGGAACAAGGACCACTCTCTCCTGCTCCCTGGCGAGCGACGACCATGACGACAACCACAaccagaaaaagaagaagatggctTTGAGGGGTTTTACGAGAAGAGAGGCGATGGGACTGGCCTTCTCTTTAGGCCTTCTCGATGCACTCCGGCCAACGCAGGAGGTCGCCGCAGAAGAGGCGCAGTGCGCACTCACCGTCGCTCCTTCGGGTCTTGCCTTCTGTGACCGATTCGTCGGGTCCGGACCCGAAGCTACCAAAGGCCAGCTCATAAAG GCACATTATGTTGGGAAGTTGGAGAATGGGAAAGTATTTGATAGCAGCTATCAACGTGGAAAGCCTTTAACATTTCGTGTAGGCGTTGGTGAG GTAATTAAAGGGTGGGATCAGGGTATATTGGGTGGCGATGGAATTCCACCCATGCTTGCTG gTGGGAAACGTACATTAAAGCTTCCTCCAGAACTTGGATATGGTATCAGAGGTGCAGGGTGCAAAGGAg TTCTCTTTCCTATGTCATGA
- the LOC131221154 gene encoding peptidyl-prolyl cis-trans isomerase FKBP13, chloroplastic-like isoform X1, with protein sequence MSSSNTSAFLLGSYQFPNPSSRSRISTVHPKQWPTGTRTTLSCSLASDDHDDNHNQKKKKMALRGFTRREAMGLAFSLGLLDALRPTQEVAAEEAQCALTVAPSGLAFCDRFVGSGPEATKGQLIKAHYVGKLENGKVFDSSYQRGKPLTFRVGVGEVIKGWDQGILGGDGIPPMLAGGKRTLKLPPELGYGIRGAGCKGGSCIIPPDSVLLFDVEFIG encoded by the exons atgagcagCAGCAACACGTCGGCTTTCTTGCTGGGATCTTATCAATTCCCCAACCCATCTAGTCGATCACGAATCTCGACCGTTCATCCCAAGCAATGGCCCACCGGAACAAGGACCACTCTCTCCTGCTCCCTGGCGAGCGACGACCATGACGACAACCACAaccagaaaaagaagaagatggctTTGAGGGGTTTTACGAGAAGAGAGGCGATGGGACTGGCCTTCTCTTTAGGCCTTCTCGATGCACTCCGGCCAACGCAGGAGGTCGCCGCAGAAGAGGCGCAGTGCGCACTCACCGTCGCTCCTTCGGGTCTTGCCTTCTGTGACCGATTCGTCGGGTCCGGACCCGAAGCTACCAAAGGCCAGCTCATAAAG GCACATTATGTTGGGAAGTTGGAGAATGGGAAAGTATTTGATAGCAGCTATCAACGTGGAAAGCCTTTAACATTTCGTGTAGGCGTTGGTGAG GTAATTAAAGGGTGGGATCAGGGTATATTGGGTGGCGATGGAATTCCACCCATGCTTGCTG gTGGGAAACGTACATTAAAGCTTCCTCCAGAACTTGGATATGGTATCAGAGGTGCAGGGTGCAAAGGAg GTTCCTGTATCATTCCTCCAGACTCGGTCCTTCTGTTTGATGTGGAGTTCATTGGCTAG